One region of Mycolicibacterium rhodesiae NBB3 genomic DNA includes:
- a CDS encoding amidohydrolase family protein, with amino-acid sequence MTADILIVSPDDHLVEPADLWTSRLPERYRDIGPRIIRHRGRMDPSVTSDVAFVDDEDGRDADIWHYEDSIIPIPLISAAAGYEIDELTTDPITYEEMRPGCFRPKDRLADMDIAGIEASACFPNTLVRFCGQRFLHAKDKDLALLCVQAYNDFQIDEWGGDSNGRLIPLGIIPLWDVDLAVKEVDRVAAKGMPAVCFSELPARLDLPSIHSGYWDPFFAACERNEVGIMLHIGSSSSLTKSSSDAPHVVTSALMAVNCTIALVDWLFSAKLKQFPKLKIAFAEAQAGWIPYYLQRVDEVWEDRRAWGGIHPLLTEPPSSQVPGRVWFSTFGDPVAFRILDLVGEDQLMFETDYPHNDTNWPNSMDVANKATEGLDEATKRKVLSTNAKNFFGMA; translated from the coding sequence TTGACCGCAGATATTCTCATCGTTTCCCCGGACGACCACCTCGTCGAGCCGGCCGATCTGTGGACGTCCCGGCTGCCCGAGCGCTACCGGGATATCGGGCCGAGAATCATTCGGCACCGCGGACGCATGGATCCGAGTGTCACGTCCGACGTCGCCTTCGTCGACGACGAGGACGGTCGCGACGCCGACATCTGGCACTACGAGGATTCGATCATTCCCATTCCGCTCATCAGCGCGGCCGCCGGATACGAGATCGACGAGCTCACCACCGATCCGATCACCTACGAGGAGATGCGACCCGGCTGCTTCCGCCCCAAGGATCGACTCGCCGACATGGACATCGCGGGTATCGAGGCCTCGGCATGCTTTCCCAATACCCTTGTTCGCTTCTGCGGCCAGCGCTTCCTGCACGCCAAAGACAAAGACCTAGCACTGCTTTGCGTCCAGGCTTACAACGACTTCCAGATCGACGAGTGGGGCGGCGACTCCAACGGCAGACTCATCCCGCTGGGCATCATCCCGCTCTGGGACGTCGATCTTGCCGTCAAGGAGGTCGACCGGGTAGCGGCCAAGGGGATGCCGGCCGTGTGCTTCTCCGAACTGCCCGCGCGCCTCGACCTGCCATCCATCCACAGCGGCTACTGGGACCCGTTCTTTGCGGCATGCGAGCGCAACGAGGTCGGCATCATGCTGCACATCGGGTCGAGTTCCTCGCTCACCAAGTCCTCTTCGGACGCGCCGCACGTTGTCACGAGCGCGTTGATGGCCGTCAACTGCACCATCGCGCTCGTCGACTGGCTGTTCTCGGCCAAGCTGAAGCAGTTTCCCAAGCTCAAGATCGCATTTGCCGAGGCGCAGGCGGGCTGGATTCCTTACTACCTGCAACGTGTCGACGAAGTCTGGGAGGACCGGCGGGCATGGGGCGGCATCCATCCCCTTCTGACCGAACCGCCCAGCAGCCAGGTGCCCGGGCGGGTGTGGTTCTCCACCTTCGGCGACCCGGTCGCGTTCCGTATCCTCGACCTCGTCGGCGAGGATCAGTTGATGTTCGAAACCGACTACCCACACAACGACACCAATTGGCCGAACAGTATGGACGTCGCCAACAAGGCGACCGAAGGCCTCGATGAGGCGACCAAGCGGAAGGTCTTGTCCACCAACGCGAAGAACTTCTTCGGGATGGCGTAG
- a CDS encoding acyl-CoA dehydrogenase family protein translates to MDFRLATDVEAFRDDVRAHLREALTPEFEERVYRSGVAHDDDFAKGLVDKGVFAPSWPAEYGGRDSGVWEDQVLREELMRADAPAYLSETTRMVASIIREVGTSAMRDRVLAGAMNGDITIALGFTEPECGSDVAAASTRAVRDGDEWVINGSKMFTTNGHIADYVFLLARTSPEKPKHKGLTMFLVPLDVDGFEAQAVWTLSGERTNITFYSDVRISDEWRIGDVDAGWQVLGLSLQDEHASGWGPHIARLLYHVEQWAQTTCAHDGSPQIAKDDVRRRIARVAMEHEVSMLLQHRCVWMTEAGQTPVAEGPMSKVFSTEALARASQDIVELVGPDGMRSYFEPDAPEQGRFEHLMRFSLGTTIYAGTSEVQRTIIAQRGLGLPR, encoded by the coding sequence ATGGACTTTCGACTGGCCACCGATGTTGAGGCGTTCCGCGACGACGTCCGCGCCCACCTCCGGGAGGCGTTGACTCCGGAGTTCGAGGAGCGCGTATACCGCAGTGGCGTCGCACACGATGACGATTTCGCCAAAGGGCTTGTCGACAAAGGAGTTTTCGCACCGAGCTGGCCTGCTGAGTACGGCGGCCGCGACAGCGGCGTCTGGGAGGACCAAGTACTCCGAGAGGAACTCATGCGCGCCGATGCGCCGGCGTACTTGTCGGAGACCACCCGGATGGTCGCGTCAATCATCCGCGAGGTCGGAACATCCGCGATGCGGGACCGCGTTCTGGCCGGCGCGATGAACGGCGATATCACCATCGCGCTTGGGTTCACCGAGCCCGAGTGCGGCTCCGACGTCGCTGCCGCAAGTACAAGAGCCGTGCGCGACGGTGACGAATGGGTCATCAACGGCTCCAAGATGTTCACGACCAACGGGCACATCGCCGACTACGTCTTCCTGCTGGCACGCACCAGCCCCGAGAAGCCGAAGCACAAGGGTCTGACGATGTTCCTCGTCCCGCTCGATGTCGACGGATTCGAGGCCCAGGCGGTGTGGACGCTCTCGGGTGAGCGCACCAACATCACCTTCTACAGCGACGTACGGATCAGCGACGAGTGGCGCATCGGCGACGTCGACGCGGGATGGCAGGTCTTGGGCTTGTCCCTGCAGGACGAACATGCGTCCGGCTGGGGTCCGCATATCGCGCGCCTCCTCTACCATGTCGAGCAGTGGGCACAAACCACCTGTGCGCACGACGGTTCGCCGCAGATCGCCAAAGACGATGTGCGCCGGCGCATCGCACGGGTCGCGATGGAGCACGAGGTTTCCATGCTCCTTCAGCATCGCTGCGTCTGGATGACAGAGGCGGGGCAGACCCCGGTCGCCGAAGGACCGATGTCCAAGGTCTTCAGCACCGAAGCTCTGGCGCGCGCCAGTCAGGACATCGTCGAGTTGGTCGGACCCGACGGGATGCGTAGCTACTTCGAGCCGGACGCTCCCGAGCAGGGGCGTTTCGAGCACCTGATGCGATTCTCGTTGGGCACCACCATCTATGCGGGTACCAGCGAGGTGCAGCGGACCATCATCGCCCAGCGCGGATTGGGCCTACCCCGTTAG
- a CDS encoding TetR/AcrR family transcriptional regulator: MTAKKRAGRNPEAGLEVVDNDVELSGSWQERTIERRLSQARARALARSSRFLAAALELVEESGKADFTIQTLIDRSNLSLRAFYQHFAGKEELLLALYENATSQFIEGIRQEVAAADGPLEQLEAFCRGFLSRAESSEAIGGRVMTIYNLSLEIERPDDFAKIWEPHQKLLTKILTACSRAGLVRKDLTPAQLTTLLNSTLIALAQIGVFHLGVKGAELNEDQLWAWCLQALAPPAVKPKPAATKAAPRRTTARKTNKLTG; encoded by the coding sequence ATGACTGCTAAGAAGCGTGCCGGCCGCAATCCCGAAGCCGGATTGGAAGTCGTTGACAACGACGTCGAACTGTCCGGCAGTTGGCAGGAGCGGACCATCGAACGGCGACTGAGTCAGGCGCGGGCCCGCGCGTTGGCGCGGAGTTCGCGCTTCCTGGCCGCCGCGCTCGAGTTGGTCGAGGAGTCGGGTAAGGCCGACTTCACGATTCAGACGCTCATCGACCGGTCGAATCTGAGCCTGCGCGCGTTCTACCAACACTTCGCGGGCAAGGAAGAACTGCTGTTGGCGCTCTACGAGAACGCCACCAGTCAATTCATCGAGGGCATCCGCCAGGAGGTCGCTGCGGCCGATGGTCCGCTGGAACAGCTGGAGGCGTTCTGCCGCGGATTTCTGTCCCGCGCGGAGTCATCCGAAGCGATCGGCGGTCGCGTGATGACGATCTACAACCTGAGCTTGGAGATCGAGCGTCCTGACGATTTCGCAAAGATCTGGGAACCCCACCAGAAGCTACTGACGAAGATCCTCACCGCATGCTCCCGCGCTGGTTTGGTGCGCAAGGATCTGACCCCCGCGCAGTTGACCACGCTGCTGAACTCGACGCTGATCGCGCTGGCGCAGATCGGGGTGTTCCATCTTGGCGTCAAGGGCGCCGAACTGAACGAAGACCAGCTGTGGGCGTGGTGCCTCCAGGCGTTGGCTCCTCCCGCGGTCAAGCCCAAACCTGCCGCGACGAAAGCGGCGCCACGGCGCACGACGGCGCGCAAGACGAACAAACTAACGGGGTAG